The following are from one region of the Streptomyces rubrogriseus genome:
- a CDS encoding ATP-binding cassette domain-containing protein yields the protein MADAAITVEGARKEYGSKNALDGLDLTVTRGTVHGVLGPNGAGKTTLVRILSTLLRPDAGRVEVAGHDVVAEAYAVRLRIGLLGQHAALDEELGGRQNLEMFGRLHHLGARRARARADELLVRFGLSDTGRKPVSAYSGGMRRRLDLAASLITEPEVLFLDEPTTGLDPRGRAEVWDSVRSLVGAGTTVLLTTQYLEEADQLADRISVVDAGRVVADGTADELKAATGGDRVDVVLRDAGHLGAAVALLPLTGVRVDTDRRLLSAPVTDRMAALSGVVRALEEAGIEAEDVALRRPTLDEVFLHLTDRTKEAA from the coding sequence GTGGCCGACGCGGCGATCACCGTCGAAGGAGCACGCAAGGAGTACGGCAGCAAGAACGCGTTGGACGGACTCGACCTCACGGTCACGCGCGGCACGGTGCACGGCGTGCTGGGCCCGAACGGAGCGGGCAAGACGACCCTGGTCCGGATCCTGTCCACGCTGCTGCGGCCCGACGCCGGCCGCGTCGAGGTGGCGGGGCACGACGTCGTCGCCGAGGCGTACGCGGTGCGGCTGCGCATCGGCCTGCTCGGCCAGCACGCGGCGCTCGACGAGGAGCTGGGCGGCCGGCAGAACCTGGAGATGTTCGGCCGCCTGCACCACCTGGGCGCCCGCCGGGCCCGCGCGCGTGCCGACGAACTGCTCGTCCGCTTCGGCCTCTCCGACACCGGCCGCAAGCCGGTCAGCGCCTACAGCGGAGGCATGCGCCGCCGCCTGGACCTGGCCGCGTCCCTCATCACCGAACCGGAGGTGCTCTTCCTGGACGAGCCGACCACCGGCCTCGACCCGCGCGGCCGCGCCGAGGTGTGGGACTCGGTCCGCTCCCTGGTCGGCGCCGGTACGACGGTCCTGCTCACCACCCAGTACCTGGAGGAGGCCGACCAGCTCGCCGACCGCATCTCGGTCGTCGACGCCGGCCGTGTCGTCGCCGACGGCACGGCGGACGAACTCAAGGCCGCCACCGGCGGCGACCGCGTCGACGTCGTCCTGCGCGACGCCGGCCACCTGGGCGCCGCGGTGGCCCTGCTGCCGCTCACCGGCGTCCGCGTGGATACCGACCGCCGGCTCCTCAGCGCCCCCGTCACCGACCGCATGGCCGCGCTCTCCGGCGTCGTACGGGCGTTGGAGGAGGCCGGTATCGAGGCCGAGGACGTGGCGCTGCGCCGGCCGACCCTGGACGAGGTGTTCCTGCACCTCACCGACCGCACGAAGGAGGCCGCGTGA
- a CDS encoding ABC transporter permease yields MTRRELARWGRQPVTVVVNLVFPVMLLLMFGYLVGGGRGLSGDYVDYLVPGMLALTMAFGLEGTMIAVTRDLDKGVVDRFRSLPMANGAVLVGRSAADMLQSALGLAVLTGVGYALGWRAHGGPGAFLGAVGLLLLFRFAMLWIGIFLALVAGKPELVQAVQILVWPVGFLSNAFATPGSMPGWLGTVVEWNPMSQTATAVRDLFGGPGGESGHLWAAVAWPLALLAVFFPLAVRRFARLSR; encoded by the coding sequence ATGACCCGCCGCGAGCTGGCCCGCTGGGGACGGCAGCCGGTGACGGTCGTCGTGAACCTGGTCTTCCCCGTCATGCTGCTGCTGATGTTCGGCTACCTGGTCGGCGGCGGCCGGGGCCTGAGCGGCGACTACGTCGACTACCTGGTCCCCGGGATGCTCGCCCTCACCATGGCCTTCGGCCTGGAGGGCACGATGATCGCCGTCACCCGGGACCTCGACAAGGGCGTCGTCGACCGCTTCCGCTCCCTCCCGATGGCCAACGGCGCGGTCCTGGTCGGCCGTTCCGCCGCCGACATGCTCCAGTCGGCGCTCGGCCTCGCCGTGCTGACCGGCGTCGGGTACGCGCTGGGCTGGCGGGCCCACGGCGGCCCCGGCGCCTTCCTCGGCGCGGTCGGCCTGCTCCTGCTCTTCCGCTTCGCCATGCTGTGGATCGGCATCTTCCTGGCCCTGGTGGCGGGCAAGCCCGAGCTGGTGCAGGCGGTGCAGATCCTGGTCTGGCCGGTCGGCTTCCTGTCCAACGCCTTCGCCACCCCCGGCTCCATGCCCGGCTGGCTGGGCACCGTCGTCGAGTGGAACCCGATGTCCCAGACCGCCACGGCCGTCCGCGACCTCTTCGGCGGCCCCGGCGGCGAGTCCGGCCACCTCTGGGCCGCCGTCGCCTGGCCGCTGGCGCTGCTCGCGGTGTTCTTCCCGCTGGCGGTGAGGAGGTTCGCCCGGCTGAGCCGTTGA
- a CDS encoding glutamate decarboxylase, translated as MSLHQGPRPSHDGDRDRRRLAVNPFHAAANPLGGMTEAPPSHRLPDSPLPPETAYRLVHDELMLDGNARLNLATFVTTWMEPQAGVLMSECRDKNMIDKDEYPRTAELERRCVAMLADLWHAPDPSAAVGCSTTGSSEACMLAGMALKRRWALRNADRYPAKDVRPNLVMGVNVQVCWEKFCNFWEVEARQVPMEGDRFHLDPQAAAELCDENTIGVVGILGSTFDGSYEPVADLCAALDALQERTGLDVPVHVDGASGGMVAPFLDEDLVWDFRLPRVASINTSGHKYGLVYPGVGWALWRDAEALPEELVFRVNYLGGDMPTFALNFSRPGAQVVAQYYTFLRLGREGYRAVQQNARDIAGSVARRVAALGDFRLLTRGDQLPVFAFTTADEVTAYDVFDVSRRLREGGWLVPAYTFPPHREDLSVLRVVCRNGFSADMADLLLDDLERLLPELRRQPHPLTRDKGAATGFHH; from the coding sequence ATGTCACTGCACCAGGGTCCCCGCCCGTCCCACGACGGCGATCGTGACCGGCGCCGGCTCGCCGTGAACCCCTTCCACGCGGCGGCGAACCCGCTCGGCGGCATGACCGAGGCCCCGCCCTCGCACCGGCTGCCCGACTCCCCGCTGCCGCCGGAGACCGCGTACCGGCTGGTCCACGACGAGCTGATGCTCGACGGCAACGCGCGGCTCAACCTGGCCACCTTCGTCACCACCTGGATGGAGCCGCAGGCCGGGGTCCTGATGAGCGAGTGCCGGGACAAGAACATGATCGACAAGGACGAGTACCCGCGCACCGCCGAGCTGGAGCGGCGCTGCGTGGCGATGCTCGCCGACCTGTGGCACGCGCCGGACCCGTCGGCGGCCGTGGGCTGCTCGACGACCGGGTCGAGCGAGGCGTGCATGCTGGCGGGGATGGCGCTCAAGCGGCGCTGGGCGCTGCGCAACGCCGACCGCTATCCGGCGAAGGACGTGCGGCCCAATCTCGTGATGGGCGTGAACGTCCAGGTCTGCTGGGAGAAGTTCTGCAACTTCTGGGAGGTGGAGGCCCGCCAGGTCCCGATGGAGGGCGACCGCTTCCACCTGGACCCGCAGGCCGCCGCCGAGCTGTGCGACGAGAACACCATCGGGGTCGTCGGCATCCTGGGCTCCACCTTCGACGGCTCCTACGAGCCGGTCGCCGACCTGTGCGCGGCCCTGGACGCCCTCCAGGAGCGGACCGGGCTCGACGTCCCGGTGCACGTCGACGGGGCCTCGGGCGGCATGGTCGCGCCCTTCCTGGACGAGGACCTGGTGTGGGACTTCCGGCTGCCCCGGGTCGCCTCGATCAACACCTCGGGGCACAAGTACGGGCTGGTCTACCCCGGCGTCGGCTGGGCACTGTGGCGGGATGCCGAGGCGCTGCCCGAGGAGCTGGTGTTCCGGGTGAACTACCTGGGCGGCGACATGCCGACCTTCGCGCTGAACTTCTCCCGGCCCGGCGCGCAGGTGGTGGCGCAGTACTACACGTTCCTGCGGCTGGGCCGCGAGGGCTACCGGGCCGTGCAGCAGAACGCGCGGGACATCGCGGGCTCCGTCGCGCGGCGGGTGGCGGCGCTCGGCGACTTCCGGCTGCTGACGCGCGGCGACCAGCTGCCCGTGTTCGCCTTCACGACGGCCGACGAGGTGACGGCGTACGACGTCTTCGACGTGTCCCGGCGGCTGCGGGAGGGCGGCTGGCTGGTGCCGGCGTACACCTTCCCGCCGCACCGCGAGGACCTCTCCGTGCTGCGGGTGGTGTGCCGCAACGGCTTCTCGGCCGACATGGCGGACCTGCTCCTGGACGACCTCGAGCGGCTGCTGCCCGAGCTGCGCCGGCAGCCGCACCCGCTGACCCGGGACAAGGGGGCGGCGACCGGGTTCCACCACTGA
- a CDS encoding TetR/AcrR family transcriptional regulator produces the protein MTPPRPYHHGNLRQALLDRAATKLHEKGAAELSLRELSGEIGVTHAAPRRYFPDRQALLDALAVEGFARLGARLREAAAAPGGPTERIRSIADAYIGFTTSEPNLVELMFAHKHGAGAEAVARSAAEAFEPILDVFQQARPEGGPGAQDAQRAGLVFLATFQGLAGLISCGIVPPHQTDELVADAVARFDDNGRPAPDTA, from the coding sequence ATGACCCCGCCCCGTCCGTACCATCACGGCAACCTGCGTCAGGCGCTGCTGGACCGTGCTGCGACGAAGCTCCACGAGAAGGGGGCGGCAGAGCTCTCCCTTCGGGAGCTCTCCGGGGAGATCGGGGTGACTCATGCCGCGCCGCGCCGGTACTTCCCGGATCGCCAGGCGCTGCTCGACGCGCTCGCGGTGGAGGGGTTCGCGCGGCTCGGGGCGCGACTGCGGGAAGCGGCCGCGGCCCCGGGCGGGCCCACGGAGCGGATCCGTTCGATCGCGGACGCCTACATCGGCTTCACGACCTCCGAGCCGAACCTGGTCGAGCTGATGTTCGCGCACAAGCACGGCGCGGGCGCGGAAGCCGTGGCGCGCAGCGCCGCCGAGGCCTTCGAGCCGATCCTCGACGTCTTCCAGCAGGCCCGGCCCGAGGGCGGCCCCGGCGCGCAGGACGCGCAGCGGGCCGGCCTGGTCTTCCTCGCCACGTTCCAGGGCCTGGCGGGATTGATCAGCTGCGGCATCGTCCCGCCGCACCAGACCGACGAGCTCGTCGCCGACGCCGTCGCCCGGTTCGACGACAACGGGAGACCGGCGCCCGACACGGCGTGA
- a CDS encoding oxidoreductase — translation MSTLSSSSHIPDQTGRTVVITGGAGGIGRSAASALAMRGARVILAVRDQAKGRAAARDMGGRAEVRALDLASLASIREFAEGLREPVDVLVNNAGAMTAARQETRDGFESQLGVNHLGHFALTNLLLDRVTGRVVTISSSAHRSAHIDFEDLQWERRPYRPFGAYGQSKLANLLFTSELQRRLTEAGSPVTATAAHPGWASTGFRITSGNRLFDALVAFSTPFLAHGPQGGALPTLLASTGEVPAGSFAGPSRFGGVRGPAALAEPSGRAKDPETARRLWEVSERLTGTGFPLAADAPAGPGTP, via the coding sequence GTGTCCACTCTCTCCTCTTCTTCACACATCCCTGACCAGACCGGCCGGACCGTCGTGATCACCGGGGGCGCCGGCGGCATCGGTCGATCCGCCGCCTCGGCGCTCGCCATGCGGGGCGCGCGGGTGATTCTCGCCGTCCGCGATCAGGCAAAGGGGCGTGCGGCAGCACGCGACATGGGAGGCCGGGCCGAGGTCCGCGCCCTCGACCTGGCCTCGCTCGCATCGATCCGGGAGTTCGCCGAAGGCCTGCGCGAGCCGGTCGACGTCCTCGTGAACAACGCCGGAGCGATGACCGCCGCTCGCCAGGAGACGCGGGACGGCTTCGAGAGCCAGCTCGGCGTCAATCACCTCGGCCACTTCGCGCTGACGAACCTCCTCCTGGACCGCGTCACCGGCCGAGTGGTGACGATCTCGTCCAGCGCCCACCGTTCGGCACACATCGACTTCGAGGACCTCCAGTGGGAGCGGCGCCCCTACCGTCCTTTCGGCGCCTACGGCCAGTCCAAGCTGGCCAACCTGCTGTTCACGTCCGAATTGCAGCGCCGGCTCACCGAGGCCGGCTCGCCGGTGACCGCCACGGCCGCGCATCCCGGATGGGCGTCGACCGGGTTCCGGATCACCAGCGGCAACCGGCTCTTCGACGCGCTCGTGGCGTTCAGCACGCCGTTCCTCGCGCACGGCCCGCAGGGCGGCGCGCTCCCGACCCTGCTGGCGTCGACCGGCGAGGTACCCGCCGGGAGCTTCGCCGGCCCGAGCCGCTTCGGCGGCGTGCGCGGACCCGCCGCGCTCGCCGAGCCGTCCGGTCGAGCAAAGGACCCCGAGACCGCCAGACGTCTGTGGGAGGTCTCCGAGCGGCTCACGGGCACCGGGTTCCCGCTGGCCGCGGACGCGCCCGCCGGTCCGGGCACACCTTGA
- a CDS encoding CPBP family intramembrane glutamic endopeptidase: MSTTRTASPRPARREGGRFSQSPLVWMPAGIVGVGLASGLAPAGGVVAVVGAVVAVAVYWAVMRFVARRSMPEIAGPGAVTRALSGAAIGFAFITVSMLMLLTEFSFTERSGSALPIVASMAAMQLGAAVTEELIFRGLALQALEKMWGSWAALATTAVLFGLLHLANPDATLWSSTAIAVEAGVLLGAAFLWTRNIWFVVGLHFAWNTALGLIGIPVSGHASEGLMTTNPTGPELLTGGDFGLEASIVPVVVSLLIAIPMLVAAHRRGNLVPMRRGHR; this comes from the coding sequence ATGAGCACGACTCGCACCGCTTCGCCCCGGCCCGCGCGCCGGGAGGGTGGCCGCTTCTCCCAGTCTCCCCTCGTCTGGATGCCGGCCGGGATCGTGGGTGTGGGGCTGGCGTCCGGGCTGGCCCCGGCGGGCGGGGTGGTCGCCGTCGTCGGCGCGGTCGTGGCGGTCGCCGTCTACTGGGCGGTCATGCGCTTCGTCGCCCGGCGGAGCATGCCGGAGATCGCGGGGCCGGGAGCCGTGACACGGGCGTTGTCCGGCGCCGCGATCGGCTTCGCGTTCATCACCGTGTCGATGCTGATGCTCCTCACCGAGTTCTCGTTCACCGAACGATCCGGCAGCGCCCTGCCGATCGTGGCGAGCATGGCCGCGATGCAGCTCGGCGCCGCCGTGACCGAGGAACTGATCTTCCGCGGCCTCGCCCTCCAGGCACTGGAGAAGATGTGGGGCAGCTGGGCGGCTCTGGCGACCACCGCGGTGCTGTTCGGCCTGCTGCACCTGGCCAACCCGGACGCCACCCTGTGGAGTTCGACCGCGATCGCCGTCGAGGCCGGCGTCCTCCTCGGTGCCGCGTTCCTGTGGACGCGCAACATCTGGTTCGTCGTGGGACTGCACTTCGCCTGGAACACCGCCCTGGGCCTGATCGGCATCCCGGTCTCCGGCCACGCCTCGGAGGGCCTGATGACCACCAACCCGACCGGCCCCGAGCTGCTGACCGGCGGAGACTTCGGCCTGGAGGCGTCGATCGTGCCCGTCGTCGTCAGCCTGCTGATCGCGATCCCCATGCTCGTCGCCGCCCACCGGCGCGGCAACCTGGTCCCCATGCGCCGCGGGCACCGCTGA
- a CDS encoding MerR family transcriptional regulator — protein sequence MSYSVGQVAGFAGVTVRTLHHYDDIGLLAPGERSHAGHRRYSDADLDRLQQILFYRELGFPLDEVAALLDDPAADPRAHLRRQHELLSARIEKLQRMAAAVEQAMEARSMGINLTPEEKFEVFGDFDPDQYEEEVQERWGDTDAYRQSKEKTASYTKEDWQRIQDEADELTRRFVALMDAGEPADSEGAMDAAEDHRQGIARNHYDCGYEMHTCLGEMYVSDERFTRNIDAAKPGLAAYMRDAILANAVRHTP from the coding sequence GTGAGCTACTCCGTGGGACAGGTGGCCGGCTTCGCCGGAGTGACGGTGCGCACGCTGCACCACTACGACGACATCGGCCTGCTCGCACCCGGCGAGCGCAGCCACGCGGGCCACCGGCGCTACAGCGACGCCGACCTCGACCGGCTGCAGCAGATCCTGTTCTACCGGGAGCTGGGCTTCCCGCTCGACGAGGTCGCCGCCCTGCTCGACGACCCGGCCGCGGACCCGCGCGCGCACCTGCGCCGCCAGCACGAGCTGCTGTCCGCCCGGATCGAGAAGCTGCAGAGGATGGCGGCGGCCGTGGAGCAGGCCATGGAGGCACGCAGCATGGGAATCAACCTCACGCCCGAGGAGAAGTTCGAGGTGTTCGGCGACTTCGACCCCGACCAGTACGAGGAGGAGGTCCAGGAACGCTGGGGCGACACCGACGCCTACCGCCAGTCCAAGGAGAAGACCGCCTCGTACACCAAGGAGGACTGGCAGCGCATCCAGGACGAGGCCGACGAACTCACCCGGCGCTTCGTCGCCCTGATGGACGCGGGTGAGCCCGCCGACTCCGAGGGGGCCATGGACGCCGCCGAGGACCACCGGCAGGGCATCGCCCGCAACCACTACGACTGCGGGTACGAGATGCACACCTGCCTGGGCGAGATGTACGTGTCCGACGAACGTTTCACGCGAAACATCGACGCCGCCAAGCCGGGCCTCGCCGCCTACATGCGCGACGCGATCCTCGCCAACGCCGTCCGGCACACCCCCTGA
- a CDS encoding YbjQ family protein: MGIEEYGGGQGPQPDVLVVTTNDLPGHRVQEVLGEVFGLTVRSRHLGSQIGAGLKSLVGGELRGLTKTLVETRNQAMERLVEQARARGANAVLSFRFDVTEAADVGTEVCAYGTAVVVARE, from the coding sequence ATGGGTATTGAAGAATACGGCGGCGGCCAGGGCCCGCAGCCCGACGTGCTCGTCGTGACCACCAACGATCTGCCGGGCCACCGGGTGCAGGAGGTGCTCGGGGAGGTCTTCGGGCTGACCGTGCGCTCCCGGCACCTGGGGAGCCAGATCGGTGCCGGACTGAAGTCGCTGGTCGGCGGTGAGCTGCGCGGCCTGACCAAGACGCTGGTCGAGACCCGCAACCAGGCGATGGAGCGGCTGGTCGAGCAGGCACGCGCGCGGGGCGCGAACGCGGTGCTGTCCTTCCGTTTCGACGTGACGGAGGCGGCGGACGTGGGCACCGAGGTGTGCGCGTACGGGACGGCGGTGGTCGTGGCCCGGGAGTGA
- a CDS encoding DedA family protein codes for MTTLALGPEWISPDYLIETFSLPGILLIVFAESGLFAFLPGDSLLFTAGLFVAQGEYISQPLWLVCTLIVAAAVLGDQVGYMIGKFFGPKLFSRPNSKLFKQENLEKAHEFMEKYGPKAIVLARFVPIVRTFAPIVAGAGRMKYRTFLTYNVIGGVAWGTGVTLAGYWLGQIEFIRAHVEGILVLIILISVVPIAIEYLRERKKKQRAAAAAPTPPAAQQHQPQPPYPVMDDATTQLRRVDPYDQPQQQYPPQYDQGYGNQPYGGQQPPQQPYAQQYPQGYGDQPQQYGDQYPYDQGR; via the coding sequence GTGACCACCCTTGCGCTCGGTCCCGAGTGGATCAGCCCGGACTATCTGATCGAGACGTTCAGTCTGCCCGGCATCCTGCTCATCGTCTTCGCCGAGTCGGGACTCTTCGCGTTCCTGCCCGGCGACTCGCTGCTGTTCACCGCGGGCCTGTTCGTCGCCCAGGGCGAGTACATCAGCCAGCCGCTGTGGCTGGTGTGCACCCTGATCGTGGCCGCCGCCGTCCTCGGCGACCAAGTCGGCTACATGATCGGCAAGTTCTTCGGCCCGAAGCTCTTCAGCCGCCCCAACTCCAAGCTCTTCAAACAGGAGAACCTGGAGAAGGCGCACGAGTTCATGGAGAAGTACGGGCCCAAGGCGATCGTCCTGGCCCGCTTCGTGCCCATCGTGCGCACCTTCGCCCCCATCGTGGCGGGCGCCGGCCGCATGAAGTACCGCACCTTCCTCACGTACAACGTCATCGGCGGCGTGGCCTGGGGCACCGGCGTCACCCTCGCGGGCTACTGGCTCGGCCAGATCGAGTTCATCCGGGCCCACGTCGAGGGCATCCTCGTCCTGATCATCCTGATCTCCGTCGTCCCGATCGCCATCGAGTACCTGCGCGAGCGCAAGAAGAAGCAGCGCGCCGCCGCGGCCGCACCGACCCCGCCGGCCGCCCAGCAGCACCAGCCCCAGCCCCCGTACCCGGTCATGGACGACGCCACGACCCAGCTCCGCCGGGTCGACCCGTACGACCAGCCGCAGCAGCAGTACCCCCCGCAGTACGACCAGGGCTACGGCAACCAGCCCTACGGCGGCCAGCAGCCCCCGCAGCAGCCGTACGCCCAGCAGTACCCGCAGGGCTACGGCGACCAGCCCCAGCAGTACGGCGACCAGTACCCGTACGACCAGGGCCGTTAG
- a CDS encoding threonine/serine exporter family protein: MTEAEDPKPQSDEARSAFRQPSGVAASIDGESSTTSEFEIPQGLAVSRTTGSESETTSEFSLPDGLEAPPAAPADAEGSAFTMPSTHSAWTAPTAFTPASGFPAVSLTDVPWQDRMRAMLRMPVAERPAPEPSQKHDDETGPAVPRVLDLTLRIGELLLAGGEGAEDVEAAMFAVCRSYGLDRCEPNVTFTLLSISHQPSLVEDPVTASRTVRRRGTDYTRLAAVFHLVDDLSDPDTNISLEEAYRRLAEIRRNRHPYPTWVLTMASGLLAGGASLLVGGGLTVFFAAMFGSMLGDRLAWLCAGRGLPEFYQFAVAAMPPAAMGVVLTVTHVDVKASAVITGGLFALLPGRALVAGVQDGLTGFYITAAARLLEVMYFFVSIVAGVLVVLYFGVQLGAELNPDAKLGTGDEPFVQIFASMLLSLAFAILLQQERATVLAVTLNGGIAWCVYGAMNYAGDISPVASTAAAAGLVGLFGQLMSRYRFASALPYTTAAIGPLLPGSATYFGLLGIAQGEVDSGLLSLSNAVALAMAIAIGVNLGGEISRLFLKVPGAASAAGRRAAKRTRGF; encoded by the coding sequence GTGACGGAGGCGGAGGACCCAAAGCCGCAGTCGGACGAGGCCCGCAGTGCCTTCCGGCAGCCGAGCGGCGTCGCGGCGTCGATCGACGGCGAGTCGTCGACGACGTCCGAGTTCGAGATCCCGCAGGGACTCGCCGTTTCCCGGACCACCGGCAGCGAGTCCGAGACGACCTCGGAGTTCTCGCTCCCCGACGGCCTGGAGGCGCCCCCGGCCGCTCCGGCGGACGCCGAGGGCTCGGCGTTCACCATGCCGAGCACGCACAGCGCGTGGACCGCCCCGACCGCCTTCACCCCGGCGAGCGGCTTCCCCGCGGTGAGCCTGACGGACGTGCCCTGGCAGGACCGGATGCGCGCCATGCTGCGGATGCCGGTGGCCGAGCGGCCCGCGCCCGAGCCCTCGCAGAAGCACGACGACGAGACCGGCCCCGCCGTGCCGCGCGTGCTCGACCTGACGCTGCGTATCGGAGAGCTGCTGCTGGCGGGCGGTGAGGGCGCCGAGGACGTGGAGGCGGCCATGTTCGCCGTCTGCCGCTCCTACGGCCTGGACCGCTGCGAGCCGAACGTCACCTTCACCCTGCTGTCGATCTCCCACCAGCCGTCCCTGGTCGAGGACCCGGTGACGGCGTCGCGCACGGTACGCCGCCGGGGCACCGACTACACGCGGCTCGCGGCCGTGTTCCACCTGGTGGACGACCTCAGCGACCCGGACACGAACATCTCCCTGGAGGAGGCCTACCGGCGCCTGGCGGAGATCCGCCGCAACCGGCACCCGTACCCCACCTGGGTACTGACCATGGCGAGCGGTCTGCTCGCGGGCGGGGCCTCGCTGCTCGTCGGTGGCGGGCTGACCGTGTTCTTCGCGGCGATGTTCGGCTCGATGCTCGGCGACCGGCTGGCGTGGCTGTGCGCCGGGCGCGGGCTGCCGGAGTTCTACCAGTTCGCGGTGGCGGCGATGCCGCCCGCCGCGATGGGTGTCGTGCTGACGGTGACGCACGTCGACGTGAAGGCGTCCGCGGTCATCACCGGTGGGCTGTTCGCGCTGCTGCCCGGGCGGGCGCTGGTCGCGGGGGTGCAGGACGGTCTGACCGGCTTCTACATCACCGCCGCGGCCCGTCTGCTGGAGGTCATGTACTTCTTCGTCAGCATCGTCGCCGGGGTGCTGGTGGTGCTGTACTTCGGGGTCCAGCTGGGCGCCGAGCTGAACCCGGACGCCAAGCTGGGCACCGGTGACGAACCGTTCGTGCAGATCTTCGCCTCGATGCTGCTCTCGCTGGCCTTCGCGATCCTGCTCCAGCAGGAACGGGCCACCGTCCTCGCGGTGACCCTGAACGGCGGCATCGCCTGGTGCGTGTACGGCGCCATGAACTACGCCGGCGACATCTCGCCGGTGGCCTCCACGGCCGCCGCGGCGGGGCTGGTGGGCCTGTTCGGGCAGCTGATGTCCCGCTACCGGTTCGCGTCGGCGCTGCCGTACACGACCGCGGCGATCGGGCCGCTGCTGCCCGGTTCGGCGACGTACTTCGGTCTGCTGGGGATCGCTCAGGGCGAGGTCGACTCGGGGCTGCTGTCGCTGTCCAACGCGGTGGCGCTGGCGATGGCCATCGCGATCGGGGTGAACCTGGGCGGGGAGATCTCCCGGCTGTTCCTGAAGGTGCCCGGCGCCGCGAGTGCGGCGGGACGCCGGGCGGCCAAGCGGACGCGCGGGTTCTAA
- a CDS encoding inorganic diphosphatase, whose product MEFDVTIEIPKGSRNKYEVDHETGRIRLDRRLFTSTAYPTDYGFVENTLGEDGDPLDALVILDEPTFPGCLIRCRAIGMFRMTDEAGGDDKLLCVPSTDPRVEHLRDIHHVSEFDRLEIQHFFEVYKDLEPGKSVEGADWVGRTEAEAEIERSYKRFKDQGGH is encoded by the coding sequence GTGGAGTTCGACGTCACGATCGAGATCCCGAAGGGTTCGCGGAACAAGTACGAGGTGGACCACGAGACCGGTCGTATCCGCCTGGACCGCCGCCTGTTCACCTCGACCGCCTACCCGACCGACTACGGCTTCGTCGAGAACACCCTCGGCGAGGACGGCGACCCGCTGGACGCGCTGGTCATCCTGGACGAGCCGACCTTCCCGGGCTGCCTCATCCGCTGCCGCGCGATCGGCATGTTCCGGATGACGGACGAGGCCGGCGGCGACGACAAGCTGCTGTGCGTGCCGTCGACCGACCCGCGCGTGGAGCACCTGCGTGACATCCACCACGTGTCGGAGTTCGACCGCCTGGAGATCCAGCACTTCTTCGAGGTCTACAAGGACCTGGAGCCCGGCAAGTCCGTCGAGGGCGCCGACTGGGTGGGCCGCACCGAGGCCGAGGCCGAGATCGAGCGGTCCTACAAGCGCTTCAAGGACCAGGGCGGCCACTGA